CGCAACAGTGAGTGACACACTCGTTATGTACTTTATATTATGGACGTCTCATTAAGGTTCACTCGGCTGTGAAAGACAACAACTTGTCTACtttaaatatgcaaaattaCGTCGGGGAATAAACTTCTTGCCTAGAAAATTTATTGTCAGTAGCATAATCCCTATACTTAGTGGCCTATTACATCTTCAATCCTGCAGCAGTGTTGTTGTTGacctgtttttaatattaattcatattatagcGAGACccgaacgtctatataaactgtttgttcaaaatctgaactaaaatggcaaccaaaacgtcactgttatcacccatttattcacttgaacaacaaataattttactgatttgaataatattttttattcacatccaggtttatacttagaatcgagtttttatattataagcgccGATCTTACACCAttacaagctgtcaatattgacaccatactaaagtcagtttgaatggattgcagttcaattcagttgaactcagttaatgttcggaacgccaaatctagtacgtagtacatatatatcgatgtattgCCTATGCTCGATGTTTCCAAAACTTTCTAATATTCTAAGGATTTACCTACTTTTGCTGgctgtaggatatattttatatccactcgcatagcgaccaccatacacaaggtgataaaaccggccgtagtggcccacataagtgtgtcgcgttccgggatccgcctgcttatatccggttccaccaggccggcataattgtgtcggctgctgaggggtaatcatctctcgtcagtcgacattctattggaccccacaccacttaccataGTATGCAGTAGAGTCACATTGccgtatatacaaaaaaaaataacttcataccTTCATagcatacaaaaaatattccaatacagaatcaaatatatcaataacatataataaattgGTGATATTTAACATTGTATGATAAACAACTGTTTTTTAGTTCGTTACAGTCAAAAATCATCAGTTCATCAAAAATGCatgaaagttaaaaataaaatcaacacgTTGTGAAGCACGCCGCACGGACAGTGGCCCTATTTACTAGCTCGTCAGTCGACGGACCCAATTAGGTATCGACTCAAGCCTACGCTAACGAGGCGCGCTGTGTCACTGCACAAGTTTTAAATGAATTCTTTTTTTCGTTTCTTCTATTGTGTACCTTATATTTCTGGTCCAAATTATACTTTGCCGCCGTTTTAAACAAACAATGCCAATTGCTTTTTCAACTAATCTGATCAAAGTTTTTCTGACGAATACCCAAGTCATTATGAATGCAAATTTGACTATTGAGACGGCTAGTATCTTAAACACATACATAATTGTCCGtagggcgcgaaatgatgatgaggacaatgataaaaatataggcGAGTGGGGGTGCATTTTCCAGATTTTGTCTCGCCTAGAATAAATTCAGGATCCGGGGCCGATTTCGATCCTAGAAGAGTGTATAATAGCATTAATCTTTCTTTCCGTCAGGGCATACACGCGCGAGGAGCCAGGTTCACCTAGAATTATAAACAAAgtacattttgtaaataaccacgtcgttatattttatcttcGCACTATAACTTATACTATACATGTACCTACATACTAGATACATGTACCTACTTGCTGGCTAAAGAACAGTTTTCTAAGATTAAGTATAGTTAACTCAATTTAAACGAAAAtgatagttaatatttttgtttttagtggaCGGTAGAAGTAGCTTAGGTTATTATTCTGGGTAGAACAGTATACGCTCCACAATCTTTGTCATCTGAACAaactattctaattttaaaatacaaaaagccatgtaaattgttataatgaataacacataaatatgaacatattttctataaaacatttgtttaaatAACGGCTCGGTTCATTGTCATAACAAAGTTTACAGCATAAAGTACTTTGTTTagatacaatacaaatatttttgaggCCGTAATTTATAGTTCTTAGAAAATGTTGAAACACAGTGTCTCAAGTGTTGGTAAAGTgtgtattaacaataaaaaatttacaacatttacaataaaaacaaaaagtcaTGAATTGAAGAAATTTCGTGTGATGCAATTACCAACGCATAGATATGAAGAATACATAGATTGTAGAATGAAATATTACGTGAAATACGAGATTACTCATCAAATTGCAGGTAACCTAGCCAAGCATTATTTTACtagaaataaagttaattattgaTTTCAACTATCAGAAAGTTGCTGATGTTGCTGAAACTACTGTTAGCTTCACAATAGTTTAATGTTTCTCAACAAGGTGAGGTGGCTGCGCAGtgccttaaaaaaattaaattcaaaatttaattatgctCAATCCTAGGAATACCTGATAGTGAAGAAGCAATGCAAGAGTACAAGGAAATAATGTACAAAACGTGCAAAGATCCATCGGTGAGCAACGTAATCTGTTGCCTCGACAACGAAGATAATGAAATCGTTGGAATTAGTACACAAAAGTTAATAAAGAGGGGCGATAGAGAAGAAGAAATTAAGGTAACCaaaacaaaatctataaaataagagttaaattaacaaataagcctttaatttcattttcaatagttAGGCAAGTGCTATTTTTCCCAATTAATCTCTTTCTTGTAACATAATTTTTGATATGCAACTATCTAATATTAAGATAAGAAGATAATTTACTGGATTTATCGCCATATTATCTGGACTATTGATCCACATCAAACCGtgataaatagataaaaaagtttattttggttACAATTAACACACAGTGTAACTAAAGGTATACATAGACAATAGACAAGTACACAtcaatttgtgaaatattgtagCCGCAATCAGGCCCCTGCCCAGCAATATACATTGCTCCAAAGGGCAAAGCGCTGGTAATTCTACTAGTACTTCGTATGAGGTACCTATACAGTTCTTAATAAATACTTAGCTACTCCAAGTGGCATGCTTAATCACTGAAGaagaaaacaaaagtaaaaaaaagtgaTACAATATACAATTGGCAATATTATAGTGTTACGTAGCGCCAAAATTGTTACAAACAGACACAACTTATTACAATGAGCACCTCTCGTCACATTAGCGTGACGTTTGTTAGCACAATTGTTTTATACACTATATCGAGGCTTTATATATTTCTTGCTTGAGTATTCAACGTCATCGATGCctataaacaaattaagaatTATGAAAAATTGCTAACGTGTAACAAGACAAAGAcaaagattatttatttgtagacattttataaatgtttgttacctAACGTCGTTTTGAGTGAGGCAAAAGTAAGGCAACAGTCAAGTATATCAAATAGACCAGATAATCTAGCTCATCTACAAAAAAAGTGAACCAGTTATCTGACTAATCTTTATTATCTTAAGCTATTTTTCCTGAAACTCTTGTATATATCGTGCTAAAATGtcatcaattaaatatatttacgtgCTATGCATACAGaggtgtaaattttttttttaattacagccTCGAACGAAACCAGTAAAGAGGTTCTACGAAATATTAAGAACATGGAACAATTTATTTCCCATTCCCGAGTTGATGAAAAACTTTAACCTAACTACGTATTGTGACGATATGGGATTTGCGATACATCCACAATACAGTGGTATAGGTCTTGCTAATAAGATGGCTCCTTTCAGGTATAgtatattttacgttttatttgtttccttaattacttaatataagaatatacgttaattttgtttttctggTACAATCTTCCTAAGAATTATAAAAGGTTTGTTAAATTTGCCAActagcactaggccagcatagaTGATGAAGGTCTAAGCTCTTTTAATAGCGAGCCCAGAAATGGGACAGTACCTACATTATATAAGGCTGATACTTATGACATGCATAATTTTTCCAGGCGCGAAGTCTGCAAGTTACAAGGTGCGCCCATGACTGGAGCCTGGATGACGTCACCCGGCACGAAGAATGCCTGTGCTCGAGATGGATGGGAGGTAATTTACGAAATCAGTTATGAAGAACTCGGACGAATATTGGGTATAAAGTTTGAAAACGCACCGCCTAGTTGCGCTTATATGATTTCAAAAATTTGATTTGAGGAAACTGTAGtccatattatgtaatataacttCTATTTCTTTAGTCaaaagatatgttttttttttaataaacaatttatcaaatttacGTACACACACGCGCGTTTACCTATATCCCGGAAGGGGTAGCGGGAGGCCACTTCCAGACTTCGgcctgaatagaaaaacccaatatcacataGATAAACACATTGATTTTTAATCGTACTTAATTGTAGTtagtataatatgatttatacaaagacattaaagagtataaaaagttatagactggacatcaggatcaaatttgtgctccaaaagtccTTGTCTTGCTTGAAATATCTGAGTGATAAGATGTCACAGAGtccttatataataatatataaataaaatatcaacagaTATGGAACAAATATGAAgcattttacattgatgttatGCTATTTTATGGTAGGTTGATCAACCATCGCATAAACGCAAAATTTTTATAGACAATTTTACCAATGTCCGCTCTAAATAATCTCACAACTCTTTGGATTCATAatatatgtttgtaattttttttataacgttcTTGTTTTGTCGACTGTAAgccatatataataaaatatctgtatacCAATTATGATATCTTTTACTTGGTCCACGTGGCGAGACGAAACTGGACGAGGACTGCCCTGGACGGATCAAACTAGCGTGCATTGCAAGAGGCCTACACTCAGCATTGGGACTGAATACTGAATATATAGGTTGAAGAAAAGAGGAAtgacataaataatttacctaAGTAACATAATAAACCTATTTGATACTTTTAATGAGTAATTTTGAAAACTTAGTTATTAAAAGAACAGCCATCTTCCAGAGCTGCTTTTTGAAACTGTACGAAAtgtttcaatttcaattaaaacttcTTCGTAATTACTCTCAAATTATAACA
This genomic window from Manduca sexta isolate Smith_Timp_Sample1 chromosome 12, JHU_Msex_v1.0, whole genome shotgun sequence contains:
- the LOC115443606 gene encoding uncharacterized protein LOC115443606 — its product is MLKHSVSSVGKVCINNKKFTTFTIKTKSHELKKFRVMQLPTHRYEEYIDCRMKYYVKYEITHQIAGIPDSEEAMQEYKEIMYKTCKDPSVSNVICCLDNEDNEIVGISTQKLIKRGDREEEIKPRTKPVKRFYEILRTWNNLFPIPELMKNFNLTTYCDDMGFAIHPQYSGIGLANKMAPFRREVCKLQGAPMTGAWMTSPGTKNACARDGWEVIYEISYEELGRILGIKFENAPPSCAYMISKI